GACTACTAAAGAATATGGGATTTCTTTTACTTGTCTAAAAACAAAAGCTTATGGGTTTTCTCGAAGTGCTTGGATTTATATCTTGATGTCTCAGATGATGGATTGAAATTCATACTCTGATATGGTAATCTTTTTGATAACCAAGATAGCCACATCAGAGTCTGAATTTTAATCCATCATCAGACTCTGATATGGTTATCTTTAGAATGCCTGCCATTTTTAATCAAGAGATCTTTAGTTTATAACTGTATTGGTTTGGTCAAAATGCACAACCAGGGCCCAGAGAACTTACAGGTGCTGTGGATCTTATTAGTCACTTCAAATTGTTGCCTCATCAAGAGTTCTTCTGCAAGAGGTCACTTCCATTGTCTATTTCAGATACCCATTATCTTCACAATGTGGTGGGTGACACAGAAATTAGGAAAGGGGAAGGGATGCAATTGGATCAGCTTATACAGGATACTTCCTTGTCAAGAGAGACGATCCAGCCATTTGACCTAGATGTTCTTGGTGAAGCTTTTCGACTACGTGAAGCGGCTCCAGTGGATCTGCCTCCTGTAAGAAATCTACTGATTGAAACTTAAGTGACAAGAATCCATCTTAGTTAAGTGTTTGTTAAGTAATGCTTTAACTTCTTCTGTTTTATAGTCTGAGAAAGGCATCCCTACTGTAGCTGGAAAATCCAAAAGTGAGTCGAAAGACAAGGAAAAGAAGCATAAAAAGCACAAAGATAAGGACAAGGAGAAGGACAAAGAGCATAAGAAGCACAAACATCGTCATAAAGATCGAAGTAAAGACAAGGATAAAGACAAAAAGAGAGACAAAAGTGTTCATCATGATTCTGGTGCTGATCTTTCGAGGAAACATCACGAGAAGGTCTGCTACTAGAAATACCTTGAGACAATTGGTGCAATATGTTGATTCTTACTAAATATATCATCTGCTTTTTTGGTATGAAGAAGTTCAGACGACTGGTTTAAAGAACAGCTCTTTCAAATTAGTTTGCTAAATATTATCTTTTCTTAACAGAACTGTCCAAAGATGCTGAATTTTTTGTCATGTGATAGTAGAACTTTGCTGAACACTACCCTCCCGTAAATTTCACTGGATCATACAATTCTATCgagtttgttattttttcctGTTGTCAGTTGCCTTTATTGGATTGCAGGGTGAAAACTTCAAGGAAATAAAAGTTTACCTTTCTTGAAAAATGCGACCTGGACCCTGTGAAATGCTCTGTTGCTTGACTCTTTAGTTAATCAGGCAAAAGGTTGAGTTTACTCTATGTTTAGCTTATTAAGGTACTTCGACATCAGCATAAACTCTTTCTTGATGCTGTAGCTTTGATACAGCTCAAGCTATCTCTCTCTTCTGACCCATTTGCAGTAACCTGAGCTTTGAATTTGTTTATCTCATTTTTTGAAAAGGTAAGgtaaaattttatgaatgatACAGCACAACAACTGTGTTAGCTATTTCATATCAGCAGGGgaatttcaaaaacaaaagaCTAGCCCCAAAGTGATTCTAAAACCTGTATCACTATTTCCACCTCATTTACATATCCCAGTCTACAcctaaaacaaaacaaaaatcttGTGAATAGAGTTGGCACCATTGTTAAAGCATCTGCCAGCATATGCCAGCATGTGTTAGTACTGAAATAGAGAGACTAGGTTGATGTTGTAAACTTCTATTTGCAAACCTTGGTTTTTTTCCCTTTCCAATGTAAGTTCTTGTTCAGTTGATGCTTATCTACCATCTACTTGAGATGCTTTTTGAAAATCACCAATTTTTGCTTGGAGTATAGGACTTCAGCCAGAGGCAACAATGGTACTTCACAGTACTGAAAGTGTTGACTGATTATGATATTTTCATTGATCCCAGAAAAGGAAGCATGATGGAGAGGAGGAATTTAATGATGTTCACAAACACAAGAGAAGCAAGGTAGAActgaataattttgaattcatatGTTCCTTTATCTTTGGTACGTTAGCAAACTTTAAAGTGGTGTTTGAACAACTTCCTTCAAGTGTTTTCCTTGGAGAAATATCTTTGAGGAAACATTTTTGCAAGAAAGATGTCTGGATAAATGtagtaccttttttttttcaagttgaaGTTGCGTATCTTTTGAtttgagtatttttatttttttcaaaaagtaacCCAGAATATTTTGTCGTGAACTTTTATGAAGAACTTAACCAAGCAAGTATCCAGAAAGTTTCAAGTTTATTGTTCTGAAAAGTTACATAGGTGATCTTGCATTGGTACttttatctttatctttttctaacTCTGCCGTATTCGCATGCTGAAATATTGCAGCACAAGAGCTCAAAGATTGATGATATTGGTGCAATAAAGGTAGCAAGCTGAAATATGTGTGTGGTTATATCATTTGTTTTATCCTCGGACTTTGCAATTGAGAATTTGGAGGGATCCTTTACTTAGTATTGTGGAAAATCAGAGGTACAGAAGTTAATTCATGCTATATCCCATTAATTGAATGCTATATCCCATTAATTGAAGAACTTAGTGGCTTGCCCTGTTGCtttaatcttatattttttaCACTGGTAAGATTGTTCCATTGAGTTCACAGTTCAGTCAGATCGCACCACGTTTTGTGCATATGTGATTTTGCTTTGTATaatgcaactttttttttcgTTTCTGAAATTACCTAGTCAACTAACAAACACATTAACCATCTTGTATGTGTTAAAGGAGCAGCATATGAAGAATCAGGTATACTTTTTGTGCTTCCGTTAGGCATCTAAATTAGTATTTCTCCTCCTTAAAAGCCAGATAAATTTATCTTTAGTATTTATATCTAGATACATGTTCCTTCTTTAAAATGCTAAGTAGTATATCATCTCAATAGATAATAAAAACATCAATAGGTTAAaatatggttgtggtaagagaaATATTTGACAAGTCGTGGCAGAACTCAACATGCATATTATCCCAATGCCTGACTCTGTACTCAGCTGAGGtgtaaaataatcatatttgtCTACCTTGCCGTACATGTAAACTGGAGGATAAAAGGTTAAAGTTGCCAAAGGTTAGTTGGAAAGGATTGAAACCAGGGGCGGCTCTACAGCTTTGCAAAAAAAGCATTCGCCTTAGGCCCCCAAATTTGAGGGgcctcattttttaaaaaaaataataggttataagtgtttttttaaaaaataatatcgagtattatttgtagaaaataatttttttatatagaacAGTAAAGAAGTGATAGAAGTTTGACAAATTATGAATACTATGTCTCAAGAAAGATTAAATTATTGACTATAataaactttataaaaatatatattcaaatataagGCCTCCATTTGAATTTGGTTAGGCCACCGATTTACTAGAGCCACTCCTGGTTGAAACTTTTTAGCCCTATTGGCAATACAAGCAATCAATTCGGTGTGATCCCTTAGCCCTTGGTTTCCAATTATTATAGAATATTCTATCATATAAGGGTTAA
The nucleotide sequence above comes from Solanum pennellii chromosome 9, SPENNV200. Encoded proteins:
- the LOC107029303 gene encoding mediator of RNA polymerase II transcription subunit 19a-like isoform X1; its protein translation is MDPDNKRFGRGPRELTGAVDLISHFKLLPHQEFFCKRSLPLSISDTHYLHNVVGDTEIRKGEGMQLDQLIQDTSLSRETIQPFDLDVLGEAFRLREAAPVDLPPSEKGIPTVAGKSKSESKDKEKKHKKHKDKDKEKDKEHKKHKHRHKDRSKDKDKDKKRDKSVHHDSGADLSRKHHEKDFSQRQQWYFTVLKVLTDYDIFIDPRKGSMMERRNLMMFTNTREASTRAQRLMILVQ
- the LOC107029303 gene encoding mediator of RNA polymerase II transcription subunit 19a-like isoform X3, encoding MDPDNKRFGRGPRELTGAVDLISHFKLLPHQEFFCKRSLPLSISDTHYLHNVVGDTEIRKGEGMQLDQLIQDTSLSRETIQPFDLDVLGEAFRLREAAPVDLPPSEKGIPTVAGKSKSESKDKEKKHKKHKDKDKEKDKEHKKHKHRHKDRSKDKDKDKKRDKSVHHDSGADLSRKHHEKKRKHDGEEEFNDVHKHKRSKHKSSKIDDIGAIKLL
- the LOC107029303 gene encoding mediator of RNA polymerase II transcription subunit 19a-like isoform X2, whose amino-acid sequence is MDPDNKRFGRGPRELTGAVDLISHFKLLPHQEFFCKRSLPLSISDTHYLHNVVGDTEIRKGEGMQLDQLIQDTSLSRETIQPFDLDVLGEAFRLREAAPVDLPPSEKGIPTVAGKSKSESKDKEKKHKKHKDKDKEKDKEHKKHKHRHKDRSKDKDKDKKRDKSVHHDSGADLSRKHHEKKRKHDGEEEFNDVHKHKRSKHKSSKIDDIGAIKVGEKVETGCL